The Klebsiella quasivariicola region CGACCAGGAAGAACGTCTCGTGACCGTCCTCACCGGTCAGCACCACCTGCGCCACATCGCTGCGCCACGGGTTACGGGTAATCATCAGTTTTTCGCCGACCAGTACGCCCGGTACCGTCGAAACGTCAAACTCATTGCCCCGGAACGAGACGCGCAGTTTTGGTGTGACCTTACGGAGTTCCGGTGCGGCCACCGCCAGTTCGCGGCAAACCTCAACGGATGGCGCTTTTTTCAGCTGGTCAGCAGTAATCTTCAGCCAGATATCCGTGCGGGTTTTACCGTGGCGGCTGTGGACCGCCGTGGCGTTAAAGTGGCTGCGCCATTTCACCGCCAGCGCGTTCAGTTCGTCCAGGCTATGAACCGGCTGGAATTTGAGACCCGGCTCCAGTTTACGTTCGATAATGTCACGGGCCTTTTCCACCTGCCCGGTGGCGCGGGCGTTATGCGGCTTGTGCGCTATCAGATTGATGCCCAGCGAGCGGCACATGTTTTTCGTCATGCCAGCGGTGTTCGCCGAACCGGGATCAAGGTAGAGTATTTTCGGCACGCCGTGCAGCACGTCCGCGCCGCCGCGCTCCTGCATGGCGTTGATAAGCACAGAACAGAGGTTCTCACCAGATTCCGCACCCATCACGTACTCAACGTAAATCCAGCCGCTGGTATGGTCGGTAATCTCGTAACTCCACACGCGGTCACTGGCGATGCGGGCGATGTTGGCAGGCTTGTTCTTGTAGAACTTCGAGCTGTCCATCACCTGCAACCCTTTATGGCCGTTGCTCAGGTAGTAAAGCGTACAAAGTGAGGCATCAATCTCCCAGACGTGATTGGGATGCAGGCTGGCCATCTCGGACGACGGGGCCGGTGCGTCAAGCTGTTCCGGGTGCAGACCATAGTTCCGCAGGGCGCGGCTGATGGTGTCCTCGGACAGCGGGAAAAACTCGCCTGTGGCCTCGTCCGTTCTGCCAGCAGTGATAAAGCCGTTTGACCGCAGGGTCTCCACCGCATCCGCGATGGAATACAGGCGCTTACCGTTCTTACGGGTGGCCTCGCGCAGCGTGGCAGATATCAGCGCGGCTTCGTCGCGGCTCAGGGCACTGCGCCCGGCATCGGCGCGTTTTTTACGTTTGTCAGTCACTGATACCTCCTTCAGCTTGCGCAGCAGGGTGGCGCGGGAAATGCCCAGTTCGGCGCAGGCGGCATCATATATCGCACCACGCTTACCATGCCCCGCGTCACGTGCCGCGCGGGCAACATAAACCAGTCGTTCAGTCA contains the following coding sequences:
- a CDS encoding DDE-type integrase/transposase/recombinase, yielding MSAALTERLVYVARAARDAGHGKRGAIYDAACAELGISRATLLRKLKEVSVTDKRKKRADAGRSALSRDEAALISATLREATRKNGKRLYSIADAVETLRSNGFITAGRTDEATGEFFPLSEDTISRALRNYGLHPEQLDAPAPSSEMASLHPNHVWEIDASLCTLYYLSNGHKGLQVMDSSKFYKNKPANIARIASDRVWSYEITDHTSGWIYVEYVMGAESGENLCSVLINAMQERGGADVLHGVPKILYLDPGSANTAGMTKNMCRSLGINLIAHKPHNARATGQVEKARDIIERKLEPGLKFQPVHSLDELNALAVKWRSHFNATAVHSRHGKTRTDIWLKITADQLKKAPSVEVCRELAVAAPELRKVTPKLRVSFRGNEFDVSTVPGVLVGEKLMITRNPWRSDVAQVVLTGEDGHETFFLVEEVRKNEFGFAESAAVFGENYKALPETPAQTAAKEIEELVTGTDNATDAAAARKAKALPFGGRLDPYKHIDDTTLPAYMPKRGQASDVRGPRIEQRPLTHVEAAKALREKFGANGHIWTPEHYRQLTAQYPDGVPEAALDEVMVTLTTPARNSVISIVNGN